The sequence below is a genomic window from Lolium perenne isolate Kyuss_39 chromosome 4, Kyuss_2.0, whole genome shotgun sequence.
tgtattagtcctaggaagggcggtacattagcataggttcacccacacaacacttatcaaaacaatgaagattaatcagctgtatgtagcgaaagcgctagactaaaatcccgtgtgtcctcaggaacgtttggtcattataagtaaacaacccggcttgtcctttgcgctaaaaaggattgggccactcgctgcaattgttactctcgcactttacttactcgtactttattcaactgttacatcaaaaccccctgaatacttgtctgtgagcatttacagggaatccttcatcgaaactgcttgtcaacaccttctgctcctcgctgggatcgacattcttacttatcgaaaatactacgatacaccccctatacttgtgggtcatcaagaagtaaagatttgcaaagtacacactgatctgaatgtagcagatccgttgactaaagctctccctagggcaaagcatgaccaacaccagaatgccatgggtgttaggtatattactatgtaatctagattattgactctagtgcaagtgggagactgaaggagatatgccctagaggcaataataaagtggttattatttatatctttatgtttatgataaatgtttatatatcatgctataattgtattaaccgaaacattagtacatttgtgatatgtagacaacaagaagtccctagtatgcctcttaaactagcttgttgattaatggatgattagtttcataatcatgaacattggatgttattaataacaaggttatatcattatatgaatgatgtaatggacacacccaattaagcgtagcataagatctcgtcattaagttatttgctataagctttcgatacatagttacctagtccttatgaccatgagatcatgtaaatcacttataccggaaaggtactttgattacaccaaacaccactgcgtaaatgggtggctataaaggtgggattaagtatccagaaagtatgagttgaggcatatggatcaacagtgggatttgtccatcccgatgacggatagatatactctgggccctctcggtggaatgtcgtctaatgtcttgcaagcatatgaatgagttcataagagaccacataccacggtacgagtaaagagtacttgtcaggagacgaggttgaacaaggtatagagtgataccgaagatcaaacctcggacaagtaaaatatcgcgtgacaaagggaattggtattgtatgtgaatggttcattcgatcactaaagtcatcgttgaatatgtgggagccattatggatctccagatcccgctattggttattggttggagtgagtactcaaccatgtccgcatagttcacgaaccgtagggtgacacacttaaagttggatgttgaaatggtagtacttgaatatggaatggagttcgaatatttgttcggagtcccggatgagatcccggacgtcacgaggagttccggaatggtccggagaataagattcatatataggatgtcattttatgtgaattaaaatgtcgcggaaggttctatggaaggttctagaaggttctagaaaagtccggaagaaacaaccaaggaaggtggagtccacatgggactccacctccatggccggccaaccctagtgggggtggagtcccaagtggactcacccttagggggccggccacccccccatatgggaggtggaactcccacctctagtgggagtcctagcttggctaggtttcccctccatatggaaggtttttggttcgggtcttattcgaagacttggggactaactcttggggttccacctatataatgaggggcataggggagggggctggccaccacaaagccacaagttggccgcacccccttgaggccggccaccccctcccaaaccctagccgccccctctcctccctaactcccgcgtagctttagcgaagctccgccggacttctccaccaccaccgacaccacgccgtcgtgctgtcggattcaagaggagctactacttccgctgcccgctggaatggggaggtggacgtcgtcttcatcaacaaccgaacgtgtgaccgagtacggaggtgctgcccgttcgtggcgccggaaccgatcgtgatcaagatcttctacgcgcttttgcaagcggcaagtgaacgtctaccgcagcaacaagagcctcctcttgtaggctttggaatctcttcaagggtgagactcgatacctcctcgttgctaccgtcttctagattgcatcttggcttggattgcgtgtttgcggtaggaaaatttttgttttctatgcaacattatcctacatGATCGGCTACGAGTTCCTCGTCTTCGTCCCAGCGGCTTCATGCGCTGGCTCAAGCTGTCGGGAAGTTCGTCCATGAATTCCGCAAGTATCCCTCTTGCAGTTGTGGAAGCGGGAGGGAGGCGATGACCAGCCAAGCTGGGAGCTGCAGGTGTGGTAGGACGACCGCGGGCACATGTTCCTGGACGGGGGGTGGCAGGACTTTGCAGATCATTATGAGCTGCAGGTTGGTTATGTCCAGAAGCTTCGGTATCGCGGCCAGGGCCGCCTGTCGGTGAAGGTCTTCGATGACACCATGTGCCGCCTCAGCTACGACTCACCGCTCGACGATGAGTTCGTCCCTCTTACTCCGTAAGCCCAATATCATCCCGAGTCGAGTGTGTGACACAGCGCACAGGGTTTGCAGAGGGTGGCTGAACCCCCTTCCCCTGAGCGCAACGCCTGGCTCCTGCTCCTCCGGACACCTGGATGGCTGCACATGCTCCCGCCTTGAGCTTGTCGTGGTTGACTTCCCTCAAGCGGAGCTCCTCCTCATTTATCCCTTAGAGCAAGCTGCTGCATTGTATTCCATAGAAATGTAATGCACTAGCTTTGCAATATTTAAAATTAGCTTTGCTGTCTCGTCCCCCTGTTCTTTGCATGCTTTACTCCGTTTCGCTTCGGTTGATTGGCCCGATGTGGTGTTGTTCATCCTTTAGCGTGGCAACTTGCTCCGATTAGGAAATCCTTGCAGATGCCAATACCCGTCGTGCCACTCATGTTccaattccttttccttttgttcatcGGCTTTTGTCTCACTTTATCTCTGAAACGCGAAGAGCAAACCTTACGGCATCTTACCCATGCCTCCGTAGCCCTAAGAACCACGATGTCTTTTTAGAAGCATCTTGGTTCTCAATAGACTCTTGCATGCTTGCCGATGAATTGACACATTGTTGCCACATGCAAAACCTTTTTGTTAGCCTAGCGCCCTTAATATTTGTACCTTGCCAATCTTTCAGTTGGATTACAAATGGATTGGAGTTCTCAAGGTTTAGACGGTTAGGTAGGTAAAGTCAGATACTTGGGCTTTGCACAtgtgatgcatagcttgaaaactaATAAGGTTAAATTGTAAGGCGCAACCCAGAGTATTGGGTGTGACGAGGGTTAAGGAGTAATCGAATGACGAAGGGCCCCTCCCATGGGGAATCTAGCTTGTGGTAGCGTGTTTGCTTGGGCTGCAGCATGAGGTCCCCTTCGAAGGACATGGGTCACACCCGACGGCTTTGGTAGTTGCGTAGGCCCTGCTTGTAGACATCGGTGCGGGCGAGCACGATGTCGCGCGCCTCATCGAGGACATCAACGGTATCTTTGAGTGCAGCCGATGAATTAGCCTCGTTGTAGGGGATGACCCGCGGTGCGTTGAATCGCACGTCGGAtggtacactagtaggaaaaccattATAGGTAGAAATGGCATCTGTGGCGCACGTAGAAAATATGCTCCATAAaaataatttctgtggcgcaccaaaaatatgCTCCACGGAAATTTCTAATTTTTGTGGCGCATGTAcgagtggtgcgccacagaactttgCCTTTCAGTGGCGCATGTGGacggatgcgccacagaatcttcATGAGACCCACGCGGGGTCCACCACTGCACATGGGCAAAGGGAATTTTGTGGTGCATCTGCCACATGCGCCACGGAAAGTCAAAATTCTGTAGCGCATATGGGCATATGCACCACAGAAGTTCatctttttgtggcgcactaggcATATGTGCCACGGAAAGTTGACGTGATTTTTTCTCCCCACACAATTCCACCACCCCACACACCCccttggatcgccttttttagcactataaaataaaaaagaaatagatagaaaattcaaaaaataaaatccttcgaggtgcccatgtattatgtcatctagcaccactgaaaattaacaaacatgaattttgacattttttttgcaaaattgcattggaaaatcatcaaactggattccTGGTTGGATACAAACTCGAAAAAAacgcacaatatatcaaaatgttcccacgaaaattCTACTTCCGAAttgaaaagagtaaaaagttacggccagttaacgattttttcctgcaaaataaaaaatctaaaaaaaattctgtggcgcaccaagtgtccatgcgccacagaagtttggcCAAAAATTTGAATTTCCGCcgtgcctcctcctcctccacttctcatccaccacttctcctcacttctccaTCTCCtcacttcttctccttctcctcctctaccaccaccaccaccacctcctcccttcttctccctcctcctcctacacggcttcctcctccggcgaccaccaccttctcctcctcctccagcgacccCACCCCACCCAACCACTCACCTTCTggtgaaatttcaaaaaaaaatactgGCGAAATTTCGGTgaccccagatctagatctagatctgatcTGGCCaccatttaaaaaaaatcaaacaaaaaattctgtggcgcatattggcatggtgcgccacagaactttcaaaaaaaattatgtggcgcatattggcatggtgcgccacagaagtttcaaaaaaaaaatctatggCGCATATtgacctggtgcgccacagaagttttaaAAAATTTGTGGCGCATgtacatatgcgccacagaattcaaaTACTAGTCGCGTGACAACTGTGGCGACCGagatatgcgccacagaagtccaaaaaggtgcgccacagatgagctttttcctactagtggtagTAGAACCTCTGCGCCATGCAACATGAAGAATGACGTGTATTGGGTGGAACTTTTGGGTGTTGTATGTAGATTCCATAGGACCGAGGGCAGTTCCTCATCCCACTCCCTAACTGCTCGCTTGAGAGGTCGTAGGAGTTGTTTCTTGAGGCCTCTGTAGATGGGACCATTGACTTTTACCACCTGATCGTTGGTCTGCTGGTACGCGACAGATGCATTAACAATTTGTACCCCATCTCCTAGCAGAAGTCTTGCAACTCTACAGATGCAAATTTGGATCAGTTATCGGTGATGATGCTATGTGGGACCCCGGATCTGAAGAAGACCAACTTGAAGAATTTTATGGCTGAGGTGGCATCGACCACTTGGTGAATTTTTCGACTGCGGCGATGAGGTAAACTTGAGTGAAGAGCCAAGAGAGGGAAATTGTGTTTAACTCTACGACATACGCGCGAGGCTTGGTTGCGAACCGTTGAAAGGCAACACATTTGCTGACGAGGTCATTGGCATCTTGCATTGCGGTAGGCCAATAGAACCATGCCCTGATAGGTTTGGCGACCAGTGCTCGGCTGCTGGTGCGATGCCCATAGACACCTTCATGGATGTCGACCAGCTTGCTTCTACCTTCTTCAGGTgtgatgcacctttggaagatacaCGATATGCTTCGTTTTTAGAGTTCTTCATTGATCATTGTGTATGCTTTGGAGCGGTGGACAATCTGCTGAGCCTCGGTCGGGTCTTCTGGCAGCTCATGCTGCGTCAAGTACGCAAAAAAAGGTCTCATCCATATTGGTTGTATCATCAACATTTCTTCCGGTGTTTCAGGAGTAGCCTCCTCTTCTGCTACTGCAGGTGAATCCGTATTGCCTGCAGCCCTCGAGTGTTTTATCTACTCGAGAGGGCTAACGGTGTGTTTAATCTTGACTGAGCGTTCACTGATTTTCTCAAGGAAGACTCTAGGTGGTATGGGAGCCCTCGAGCGCACGAGTGGACCCAATGTTGTCCAgtgtgtcggcttcttcgttgctTGTGCGGGCAATGTGGGAGAGCTTGTAGCAGTCGAAGTTGCCCTCCATGAGGTTGTACATGTCATGGTAATCACCATGTTGTATTTTACTGCATCACATGGCTTCATATTTTGCTGCACAATAAGATTTAAGTCCTCCTGTATCACCAATCATGTAGCGTCGCAAGCATTGGCCATTCAAATACCAGGCATCAGAGCTTCGTACTCTGCTTCGTTGTTGGAAGCGTCGCGGAAGTTCATCTGTAAGATGTACCGCATCCTGCCCCCCTTTGGCGATACAAGGACGATGCATGCACCTTCCCCCTCAGCCCTCTTGGAATTGTCGGAGTACATGGTCCACGATCTAGATAGATCTAGCAGTCCTGGTATTTGGACCTCCATCCACTCATAGATGAAATCAGGTAATACCTGCGATTTGATCACCATAAGGAGAATCACCCCATAGCTTCAGGATTGTTGACGATGTTGGACAACGGTGCCCGGCTTACCACCACTATTGGGTGTTCCTGGAAGTAGTGGCGTAGCCTATGGGCCGTCATGAAGAAACTGTATGCCAGCTTCTAGTAGTGCAGGTATCACTGCTTGGCAGGTGAAATTACCTCGTTGAGGTAATACACAGGTCGTTGCACCTCGTGGGTCTTGCCTTCTTCTACGCGCTCGATGACGAGCACGATACTAATCACTTGGTTAGTGGCAGCGATGTAGCAACATCTGCTCCCCCTCGCGGGGAGTCACTAGAACAGGCTAGGTCGACAATATGCGCTTGAGGTCCTTAAAAGCTGCTTGCGCCTCACACATCCACTAAAACGTGTTAGATTTCCGCAACATCTGATAGAAGGGTAGATCCTTTTCTCCTATTTTGCTAATAAAATGACTTAGTACCGCTACGCGTCCTGCCAGCCGCTAGACACCCATGACGTCTTTCGGTTGCTCCATTGTTAGGATTTCCTGAATCTTCTCAGGGTTTGCTTCGATTTCCTGTGCGAATACGAAATATCCAAGTGGTTGATGGTTTCGCTAAGCCACTTCTAGTTACAAGTCTTCATGAGTTCAGATCGTTCGCTGAACTATAGGTTAAGGGGAAATGTTAAACAAACTGTAACACATGTACAGTATGGTATAGAATATTACTTCAACAGGCCATCGTTTCCTCCATGTTCATAACTCCGAACCCATTGACAGATTGCACGCAcggatatctatacctaataataaaagcaaaagggtttctccctcggtcgttcGTCCAATTTTTTATTGGACggatttaccctcccaccaaaatcCATATTACTGCACAATGACCACCGTACCGGTTCGGGTGTTCTATTCTCGATTCCCAACCTCCCCGCGAGCGCTGTACGAGTCAGCTCCGCCAAAGGCGCTCTCTGTGGCGCGGCGCGGCCACGACCATACCTGGCGGATGCAGACGCTTGGCTGGCCACGACGTGGATGGGAGGAGACCGACCGAAGGGGAATAAAGGGGTTGGGGAGTTCCGCCAGCGGACCGGCCTCACGGTGACTGACCTTGCCGCGTCCACTCCAAGGGTCGCGCCGGTGGTGAGATGCCTCTGGAGACTGGCCTCGCGGCGCCCGTCCTTGCCGCATAGGTGCGCTCTCCCCGTCGAGTCAGAGTTGGACATGGCTCTCCACGCCGGTCGTCGGCCCGATACCGTACCCCAATGTGTGCTTCCCATTGATCTCCACTGGTCCCGTTAGATGCGCGCGACGCCGCACGCCCAGGTCAGTGCTGGCCCTCGTCGGCGACGCGCGGTCCGTGCGAGGCTCCCGAAGCTGCCCCTTGTGGCCGGAGGTGGAAAACGCGCGCTCCATGCGAGGCTCCCGGCGCCGCCCCTTGTGGCCAGAGGCGCCGCCCGGCCGCAGCGAGGTGAAGTCGTCGTCCGGTCCGTAGCTCCACAGCGAGTACGCCCCCATATTCATCTTCTGTTTCATGGTTCGCCCACAGAGGACGAAGGTCGCGATCTACACTCGGCTAAACCGCAATAGAATAATACGAGCTTGCCTTCGACGTTGGCGAGCATGGACATTCTTGTGCCCAATCCCAAACTCATCAGCTCGCGCTCAAAATCCATCTGAACAAAATGGGATGGATGGTGAATTTAGTCCTCAAATTGCAGTATCACTTGATTTGATACAGAAATTGGTATATCAAATTTTGAGATTTTCGGGTGAGGCTGAGAGACTTGGCAGAGGATTTGCCGATTTGGGGAAGAACCAGAACTTGCCAAAATGAAGAATATTGGTGGGTCCCATCGAGGGTGGCCCACCAGCCCTCCGCGGTGCTCTGGAAATCATCAACCCTGTCCTTCAAAACTATCCCCGCACTGCTGTGCTAGCGCCGCCTCTGGACCACGAGTAATTTTTTTTTCCAAATTTCATTTATGCGCTAGGCGACGTCGTAACCTCTTGAGAGCTGGGTAAAAACGGATGCCTTAGTCCCACCTCGGTTCTCTAGATGTATTTTGACCAGTTTATATACCTAAGTTTTCTAGATATCAACAAGCCACCAAGCAAAACGGAAGGATCACCATAATCACCAAGGAATTATCTCGTCGGGGGTGGTGGCGATCATGCGAGCGAAGACGACGAGTGTGCGACGTCACGACACCCGCCTAAAATAAGAGAGAAACCATGTGCTGGGGCGAAGCTATGGGATCCAAGCAAAAAGAACACGCCACATCCAATTCTCATCTTCTCCCACGGTTCCAGTGCAACACAAAGCGATGGGATCCAAGCAAAAAGATTAATGTTTTTATTTCTCGACCAAAATTTATGCGGAATCTTGTCAAAAGAACAGTTATTTTGGTTTCCATAGAGAAAACTTTATACCGGACGAAATATACAACATTTATATAATCTGCTTAAATTTATAGATTTTTATTAATTCTGAAAAAAATTATAAATTTGTTCGTCATACCTCGAGCAGTAATAATACCGGTGCCCAATGCTATTTCCTTTTCAAACGAGAAATATCCTAATTAGATGCACAAATTAGCATAGCTAGACATAAATGAAAATGCAGTCTAGATGACTAGATGTTCCTTCGGGCAGGGATGCTTCGTGCCTCCGTACCTGGACAAGAACACCTTCAAGAGCAGCGCGACCCGCAAGTGGAGAAGTGACGGTAGGCACAACCCACCGAGCACCCGTCGGCCAGGACAAGCTTGTGTCAAATTTTATCGACTAGAGTTGTCTCGTAAAAGAAGTATTTCCAGTAGTAAAATTCTTCAAGGTATGATTTGGTTCACTATGGGCAAAATTTAGGTCGTTGTATATTCGTCATGAATAGGAGAAAACATGAGCAACTTCTTCCATGGTGGCACTGACGGATGAGAAGTATTTGTTTAATTGGAGCGATTGAGTTTTAGcttatcccggtgcaacgcacgggcacttttgctagtaaaaGACAAAAAGGAAACACAGTGTGTGAAATACCCGAGTCCTCATAGTAGACAGGAGGCCGACAAATCAAAGGGCAACACAAATAGAGCCAGGCCACCCACGAATCTCAGCGTAATAAATCCGATGATTGGGAATATGACTGAGTTGTTAGTTAGGTCAGAACTAGCAAATCCCCAAAAATATTTTTTGAAAAAATAAAATGGCAAAtattcttttcacacgagctaaaGTTACAATAAActatcatatgaaaatatatttcattatctatctaatgatattgattttgtacttttcatgttaatgattttttttattaaaacttagttaaacttaacatagtttaactttctgaaaaaaaatagaccttaagccttgggatggaggtagtagttatTTTAAGCAACCCAATTACCCAAGGAAGAAAAGTCAACGGCATTGTCTCATTCGGCCATCAACTCTAaataaggctagtcatagtgctagtatcatagttaGTATTGGTTCCACAAAAATAATaagaaggagagaggagattagagtaacatatgtggatactgtatcatagcgcatatCACGAAAAATTttaatgccaaacaaatcttgtacacaaatttatATTAAAATTCTAAAATTAaagtaataaatatagcataGCTATGATACTACTTTATGATACTACCTACTGAGATAGTATATCATACAAAAATATCATATACATTATAGGGATACATGATACTTAACACTATGACCATCATAAGCGATGAAATACATTATGCCGTTATGAGTGCTGATGTTTGAGTAAAGAAGATGAAACCTTTGAACCGGTGGAGCTAACGTCGGAGGAACAAGAGGTGTGCGTGGCGTAACCGCTTGTCGATGTCGACTGTGTCACACTCACACTGGACAAAGACAGCCCTGAGGGCATGGCCAACGGCGGCGCGTACATCGGCACGGGCTTAGCGGCGGGGAGTACAGGTAGCTGATTAGCTTCCTTGGACTGGAGCACGGCCATGGCTGCCCTCATGGACGGCCGCGCGCTCGGGTCTGGGTGCGCGCACCAGAGTCCGACGACCATCACGCGCTCCACCTCCACCTTGTCGTAGTCGCCGTTTAGCCGCTCGTCAGCCGCATCAAGAAGGGCTACCCGACCATACAGTTCCCAGACCCAATCGACTAGTCGAAAGAGTCCGCCGTTCTCGGCCTTATTCTGCAACAAACTCAATGGCCTCCTTCCACATGCGACCTCCAAAAGGAGAACGCCGAAGCTATAGACATCAGATTCTGCACTGGCCCTGCCGGTGATCATGCACTCTGGGTCCACGTATCCCGGCGTCCCTGACACGGCGGTCATCGTCTGCATCCCGACGGCGTGGTCGATGAACCTCGCCAGCCCGAAGTCTCCTAGCTTGGCACCGAAGGACTCATCCAGCATAACGTTGCTCGGCTTGATGTCCCGGTGTATGACGCATTGCTCCCACTCCTCGTGGAGGTAGAGTAGTCCAGAGCCAACCCCAAGTACTATCTTCATCCTGTCCGTCGTTGCAGAATCAGGAACTCATCAGCTTAATTACGCACAGAAATTAATTTCAACAATTCCTTTTCAAGTCAGCATTAGCAATACCTCATTGGCCATGTCAAGAAGGTGCCGTTGCCGTGGAGATGGATGTCCAGGCTGCGGTTGGGCATGAGCTCGTAGATGAGCAGGAGCTCGTTGCGGCCATGGCACCAGCCGATGAGTTGTACCAGGTTCCGGTGGCCCAGTCTGCTTATGACCTTGATCTCTGAAGCGTACTCCTTCTTCCCTTGCATAGAGGAATCCTTGGAGAACCTCTTTATGGCCACGGGGAGGCCAAGCGCTTTCAGGTTGCCACGGTACACGGCACCGAAGCCGCCTTGACCGAGCTTCTCCTCTTCCGCGAAGTTCCTCGTTGCCTCGACGAGCTCGTGGTACGGAAACCGCCTGGGCCCCGTCTCCATCCCAATCTCCAGCATGGGCTCCCCATCTTCGTCGTCTTCTGAGGCAATGCCATCCTCCTCGGCCTCTCGCTTCTTCTTGTTACGACGACGGCGTATTAAGATTGCTGCGGTGGCGACGAGGAGCAGAAGGAGCAACGTCGCGCCGGCAGTTGCTCCCGCTATGATTCCTGAACCGTGGGTGCTCGGGGAGGGTGTTGACTGTTGCTACCGGCGGTGCGACGACCTCCTGTTCCaaccagtggcggagccaggatttGAATTGAGCCGGGTCGAACAAATAAGCTCtaaaaaatttggggcaaaaaatcACATGTAATCAACAAAAAATGGTCCAAACTGATGCATTTATCATATTTCACCGAGCAGAAGTACAAACTGACTAAAAAACAAGAACTAGATACAAAAGTGCTACATTTTGAGGAGATATTATCATACCATTAAGTTGAATCCATGCTAGGAAGTCGAAATCCACGAGGAAGATGACCTCTACGGTTACTGTAGGCATGAAAACGAAGCAACACTTTGCTTTTTATTTCTGAAATCTTCACAActatttcttgcattgttgtgaaaacTCGTTGGTCCACCTACATGACCCTAAAATTTTACGATGCTTTCTTCCAATTTTTAAACCCCGACTTTGTGAAAACATCCGATCCAAAGTGGCAACCATTGTTTGAAGATTTGAAAAGAAAACAATGGAAACAAAATGCAGCATTCTTCTCCACACTATACTCTAACCAATCATACTTGCTATACCACGCATCTAGAAATGATCGCCTATCCGGATTTTTGGGATAACTATGACCAACTAAAAGATTACGACCTCTCGACAAATACGCCCATCGCATTTTATCTCTAATTTCAGGGGTACTATATGACTCAATTGGTCTCCGAATTCCGGGATCGGGAACCACATTTGCTAGATCGAAGATTTCTGGGACATTTGCCTACAACAGTGAAAATAAAACAAACTATGaggaaacaaactagacaaataggTATCAAAACTCAAGACAAATGGGGGGAATTCAACCTCTGTGCGTGCCCTCTTGCGTGCTTCTTCTTCTGCTGCCTCAGCGGCCTCCCCTTCTTCAATCCAGGCAGCCAGGTCAGCCTCGTCGCTGGAGTCCATCGAAGACGGCCGCCGGAACAAGCAGAGATGAGGGAGAGCGCAGCGGCGCCCAGTGCTGCAGCGCCGTGGAGCCTGGAGACTGGAGAGGGGCGGGGGCGGTCAGGGACGGCCGG
It includes:
- the LOC127295621 gene encoding L-type lectin-domain containing receptor kinase IX.1; this translates as MAETTLTATCALLLIFSVCCYLPPPAASLSFNYSTFSSQDQKDFRIEGDASFSVGWIDISANKYDGIGKSQGRVSYNAQPMLLWDKATGEVASFTTRFSFAIGIPDINNKGKGMAFFLASYPSVLPDESYGYDIGLTNQSTDATASGDARFVAVEFDTFNDTQVSDPDATYDHIGIDVNSVRSVATKSLPNFSLRGNMSALIEYDNISSILALTVWLGDGRKQNYSLSSKVDLKSALPEQVAVGFSAGTSVAEELHRLRSWYFNSSLEPLAEPTPGRSTPSPSTHGSGIIAGATAGATLLLLLLVATAAILIRRRRNKKKREAEEDGIASEDDEDGEPMLEIGMETGPRRFPYHELVEATRNFAEEEKLGQGGFGAVYRGNLKALGLPVAIKRFSKDSSMQGKKEYASEIKVISRLGHRNLVQLIGWCHGRNELLLIYELMPNRSLDIHLHGNGTFLTWPMRMKIVLGVGSGLLYLHEEWEQCVIHRDIKPSNVMLDESFGAKLGDFGLARFIDHAVGMQTMTAVSGTPGYVDPECMITGRASAESDVYSFGVLLLEVACGRRPLSLLQNKAENGGLFRLVDWVWELYGRVALLDAADERLNGDYDKVEVERVMVVGLWCAHPDPSARPSMRAAMAVLQSKEANQLPVLPAAKPVPMYAPPLAMPSGLSLSSVSVTQSTSTSGYATHTSCSSDVSSTGSKVSSSLLKHQHS